Proteins co-encoded in one Siniperca chuatsi isolate FFG_IHB_CAS linkage group LG11, ASM2008510v1, whole genome shotgun sequence genomic window:
- the LOC122884604 gene encoding C-X-C motif chemokine 9-like yields the protein MKLYLQSVSQLAFLSLCCVLITVRESDSTFVPGRCVCPQTQPGVRGQLKELTVYPKNPSCHKVTVIVTLRSNNTLVCLNPEAPMGKQLIRCWNRAHRLGRDVTLCLKRRRRGRRGQHQRSRQRSRGHNRKASSSNSQ from the exons ATGAAGCTTTATCTTCAGTCAGTCTCTCAGCTCGCCTTCCTGAGCCTCTGCTGTGTACTGATCACAG tGAGAGAGTCAGACAGCACGTTTGTCCCGGGAagatgtgtgtgtccacagaCGCAACCAGGTGTCAGAGGGCAACTGAAAGAGCTCACGGTCTACCCAAAAAACCCCAGTTGTCACAAAGTCACAGTAAT agtgaCACTGAGGAGTAACAACACCCTAGTGTGTCTGAATCCAGAGGCACCGATGGGCAAACAGCTGATTCGCTGCTGGAATAG AGCTCATAGGTTGGGTCGTGATGTGACGCTGTGCctgaagagaaggaggagagggagacgaGGTCAGCACCAGCGGTCTCGACAGAGGAGCCGGGGCCACAACAGGAAAGCCTCATCCTCTAACTCCCAGTAG